The following coding sequences lie in one Halorhabdus rudnickae genomic window:
- a CDS encoding DUF7577 domain-containing protein, with protein MAPVWGWILAYALGFLLFQAVVYWYLQGDRTTIEEPTPGYGEGDLAMHPAIDSPDRDGAVADGSIRCPHCGASNACESSYTYCRECIRALR; from the coding sequence ATGGCTCCTGTCTGGGGCTGGATCCTGGCGTATGCCCTGGGATTCTTGCTGTTTCAGGCGGTCGTCTACTGGTACCTCCAGGGTGATCGGACCACTATCGAGGAACCGACGCCGGGGTACGGCGAGGGTGACCTGGCGATGCATCCGGCGATAGATAGCCCGGACCGCGACGGGGCAGTCGCCGACGGATCGATTCGGTGTCCACACTGTGGGGCGTCCAACGCGTGCGAGTCGAGTTATACCTACTGTCGGGAGTGTATTCGGGCACTGCGCTGA
- a CDS encoding response regulator: MSASVAPIVLVVDDESDVADAYAAQLEDRYTVLTAYSGQEALETVDETIDVILLDRRMPGISGDEVLDRIRDRTLDCRIAMVTAVDPDFDVIEMPFDDYITKPVSREDLFDTIERLLSFQSYEEQFQQFYRLTTKLATLRANKSEAELNHNDAFQQLLDRRDELRAELDDTLSTFDDDDLSTVFTDLDTDSEEDR, encoded by the coding sequence ATGTCCGCAAGTGTCGCCCCTATCGTGCTGGTGGTCGACGACGAGTCAGATGTCGCCGACGCCTACGCGGCCCAACTCGAGGACCGATACACGGTTCTGACGGCCTACAGCGGCCAGGAAGCCCTCGAAACCGTCGACGAGACCATCGACGTCATCCTGCTGGATCGGCGGATGCCGGGGATCTCCGGCGACGAGGTCCTCGATAGGATTCGCGATCGCACTCTGGACTGTCGGATCGCGATGGTCACGGCCGTCGACCCGGACTTCGACGTCATCGAGATGCCGTTCGACGACTACATCACCAAGCCAGTCTCCCGCGAAGACTTATTCGACACCATCGAGCGACTCCTGTCCTTTCAGTCCTACGAGGAGCAGTTCCAGCAGTTTTACCGGTTGACGACGAAACTGGCCACCCTCCGGGCCAACAAGAGCGAAGCCGAGCTAAATCACAACGATGCGTTCCAGCAACTGCTGGACCGACGGGACGAACTCAGAGCGGAACTCGACGACACGCTCTCGACTTTCGACGACGACGATCTCTCTACCGTATTCACAGACCTCGACACAGACAGCGAAGAGGACCGATAG
- a CDS encoding anthranilate phosphoribosyltransferase, with protein sequence MIMTDDSTGEWPLHRLMTDVVGSGHKSADDMTRSQAREAMNRILAGEPAETTLGAFWLANRWKRNTPEELAAFVDVLREESVRTATPEADPVDCGANYDGKGSTALLGVAAGLVAAAAGTPVVVHSGDRVPTQKQTAYRHVLEALGVRTDLEPDESADMVDDVGFGFYYQPNVDPGTTALLDRRDEMGVRTFLNTVETLIDPANATVHLGSFYHLAFAKKLAGTLEASRELPFERALFVQGLEGYDDVRPGSTTIAEWDGGEGIADATIETAEYGFGASEDALEVADVAADSATITEDVLAGERTDAFADAVALNAALRMYAREDVADINTGVETAREILQSGEASAKLNALRAF encoded by the coding sequence CTGATCATGACTGACGACTCCACTGGGGAATGGCCTCTCCACAGACTGATGACCGATGTAGTCGGTTCGGGCCACAAGTCCGCCGACGACATGACGCGGTCGCAGGCCCGAGAAGCCATGAACCGGATCTTGGCTGGCGAGCCTGCCGAGACGACTCTGGGCGCGTTCTGGCTTGCCAACCGCTGGAAGCGCAACACCCCCGAAGAACTCGCCGCGTTCGTCGACGTCCTGCGTGAGGAGAGCGTGCGAACGGCGACACCGGAGGCTGACCCGGTCGACTGTGGGGCCAACTACGACGGCAAAGGCTCGACCGCGCTGCTCGGCGTCGCCGCCGGACTCGTCGCCGCGGCGGCCGGGACGCCAGTCGTCGTCCACAGCGGTGATCGCGTCCCGACACAGAAACAGACCGCATACAGGCACGTCCTCGAAGCACTCGGCGTCCGGACGGACCTCGAACCGGACGAGAGCGCCGACATGGTCGACGACGTAGGCTTTGGGTTCTACTACCAGCCCAACGTCGATCCCGGGACGACAGCGCTGTTGGACCGCCGCGACGAGATGGGCGTCCGGACGTTCCTCAACACTGTCGAGACGCTGATCGACCCCGCAAACGCGACCGTTCACCTGGGTAGTTTCTATCATCTTGCGTTCGCGAAGAAACTTGCCGGCACGCTCGAAGCGTCCCGGGAACTCCCCTTCGAGCGCGCGCTGTTCGTCCAGGGTCTAGAGGGGTACGACGACGTCCGGCCCGGTTCGACGACGATCGCAGAGTGGGACGGCGGCGAGGGGATTGCGGACGCGACGATCGAAACTGCCGAGTACGGGTTCGGCGCGAGCGAGGACGCCCTGGAAGTGGCTGACGTCGCCGCCGACTCCGCCACCATCACCGAGGACGTTCTGGCGGGCGAACGGACGGACGCGTTCGCCGATGCCGTGGCACTCAACGCCGCGTTGCGCATGTACGCACGCGAAGATGTCGCCGATATCAACACAGGTGTCGAGACCGCCCGAGAGATACTCCAGAGCGGTGAGGCGTCAGCAAAACTGAACGCACTCCGGGCGTTCTGA
- a CDS encoding DUF5658 family protein — MDLRTLPERVVPAWFEAGLFALEDVLEPQPLPEADAVLWAVVIVGSALDVVTTIVGVGSGLSEGNAVARAFMATYGTPGIGALKLLALLALVGAWGYLKGESSRLVLMGFALVTLLVSALNTLTLAGL; from the coding sequence ATGGACCTCAGAACCCTTCCCGAGCGAGTCGTGCCCGCCTGGTTCGAGGCGGGCCTGTTCGCCCTCGAAGACGTCCTCGAGCCACAGCCACTACCCGAAGCCGACGCCGTTCTCTGGGCGGTCGTCATTGTGGGATCTGCCCTGGATGTCGTGACCACTATCGTCGGTGTCGGGTCGGGCCTCTCTGAAGGGAACGCAGTCGCACGCGCGTTCATGGCTACCTACGGGACGCCGGGGATCGGCGCGCTCAAACTCCTGGCCCTGCTCGCGCTGGTGGGTGCCTGGGGATACCTGAAAGGCGAGTCCTCGCGACTCGTCCTCATGGGATTTGCACTGGTGACGCTGCTGGTGAGCGCCCTCAACACACTCACGCTCGCGGGACTGTGA
- a CDS encoding DUF5658 family protein: MGDQQTATDRTVSTRESIDATTNIERGISLSTLTVALWTAVLAASALDILTTTLGLGRGLSEGNALTRWLLETVGVPGLAGLKVAALAVLAVTWYLVDEQQGQAALAGFGGVTAVVVALNVVTIATA, encoded by the coding sequence ATGGGAGACCAGCAGACAGCTACCGACCGGACAGTATCGACGCGAGAGAGTATCGACGCGACAACCAACATCGAGCGAGGGATCTCGCTTTCGACACTCACGGTCGCGCTCTGGACGGCAGTGCTCGCGGCGTCGGCCCTCGACATCCTGACGACGACACTGGGTCTTGGGCGTGGGCTCTCGGAGGGGAACGCGCTGACCCGATGGCTCCTCGAGACAGTCGGTGTCCCCGGACTCGCAGGACTGAAAGTCGCCGCTTTGGCCGTTCTCGCCGTGACCTGGTACCTCGTCGACGAACAACAGGGACAGGCCGCCCTCGCGGGGTTCGGTGGCGTCACCGCGGTCGTGGTCGCGCTCAACGTCGTCACGATCGCCACCGCGTGA
- a CDS encoding zinc-dependent alcohol dehydrogenase family protein: MRAAVYHGPGEIAIEEVPNPEIESPTDAIVRVTHTAICGSDLWPYRGESDRDVPSRIGHEPMGIVEETGDDVRSVEPGDRVFAPFVISCGECEFCRKGLHTSCVNGDSWGGENGGAQGEYVRARHADGTLVRVPDRHADDEDTLRAILPLTDVMGTGHHAAVSAGVAAGATCVVVGDGAVGLCGVLAARRLGAERIVAMGHHEDRLELAEQFGATETIAARGDDAIERALEVTHGGANHVMECVGAASAMDTAIAVARPGGTVGYVGVPHGTDEEGLDVFGLFGDNVTLRGGVAPVRAYAEELLADVIGGTLDPSPIFTKTVDLDGVPDGYQAMDEREAIKVLVKT, from the coding sequence ATGCGCGCAGCCGTCTACCACGGCCCAGGCGAAATCGCGATCGAAGAAGTTCCCAACCCCGAGATCGAATCACCGACGGACGCGATCGTCCGCGTGACCCATACTGCCATCTGCGGGTCGGACCTCTGGCCGTACCGCGGAGAATCCGATCGGGACGTACCGTCCCGTATCGGTCACGAGCCGATGGGCATCGTCGAGGAGACGGGCGACGACGTGCGCTCGGTCGAGCCCGGGGATCGCGTGTTCGCCCCCTTCGTCATCAGCTGTGGCGAGTGTGAGTTCTGCCGAAAGGGACTCCACACGTCCTGTGTGAACGGCGACTCCTGGGGCGGCGAGAACGGCGGCGCCCAGGGCGAGTACGTCCGGGCGCGTCACGCGGATGGAACGCTCGTGCGCGTTCCCGACCGCCACGCCGACGACGAGGACACACTCCGTGCGATCCTCCCACTGACAGACGTTATGGGAACCGGCCACCACGCCGCCGTCAGTGCGGGTGTGGCGGCGGGCGCGACCTGCGTGGTCGTTGGCGACGGCGCGGTCGGACTGTGTGGCGTCCTCGCCGCGCGACGACTCGGCGCCGAACGGATCGTCGCGATGGGCCACCACGAGGACCGCCTGGAACTCGCCGAACAGTTCGGCGCCACCGAAACCATCGCTGCCCGTGGCGACGATGCGATCGAACGCGCACTGGAGGTTACGCACGGCGGCGCGAATCACGTCATGGAATGTGTCGGGGCCGCCAGCGCGATGGACACCGCGATCGCCGTCGCCCGACCCGGTGGAACCGTCGGGTACGTCGGTGTCCCACACGGGACCGACGAGGAAGGACTCGACGTGTTCGGGCTGTTCGGTGACAACGTCACGCTCCGGGGTGGCGTCGCGCCAGTGCGGGCCTACGCCGAGGAGCTGCTCGCAGACGTGATCGGTGGAACTCTGGACCCTTCACCGATCTTCACGAAAACGGTCGACCTGGATGGGGTACCTGACGGGTACCAAGCGATGGACGAGCGTGAAGCGATCAAGGTGCTGGTCAAGACGTGA